Proteins encoded together in one Lathyrus oleraceus cultivar Zhongwan6 chromosome 5, CAAS_Psat_ZW6_1.0, whole genome shotgun sequence window:
- the LOC127079265 gene encoding uncharacterized protein LOC127079265 has translation MSHQSNSSSFKTMSDSSSSESCNPNREDPVADSAHTSHARRPKEIVSGFSSAITLDEQIREGSRYVHNAIATMVTGILSGNHRVLGVSIPLNTIVPDNVACQENTVSLGKNVSDDAEQTDAHEGSNMDKPLDNVGGEEVRVTHDVSDNPNCEAETVDLEEFSDNELLTSVAESSLKRKGHGPKKSWSKGVPKKMKTKSAVVESDSDVPRDVTASRSKKKPTTSKLAASVPEVPIDNISFHFASSVNRWKYGYQKRLALERELAQNVLECKEIMALIQEAGLIKTVTQFSKFYEMLVKEFIVNVSEECVDGKSKEFRKVYVRVITANQVRKWPLKGKLVASKLSVKYAMLHKIGAANWVPTNHKSTVAVMLGKFIYVVGTKANFDYGSYIFDQTLKHAGSFSVKGPIAFPSLICGIVLNQFPNILTENDSVKRRDNPLAFNHKLFLGTHVPDIAMATGETSSVCNQPGKVDVIAILKETCKELEARKLTLENLIIKLEMTECDVLGEAADAAEGAARQSAEGEEDVSPDDGTDDDADSESDE, from the exons ATGTCGCACCAATCCAACTCATCTTCCTTCAAGACCATGTCTGATTCCTCTAGCTCTGAATCATGCAACCCTAACAGGGAAGATCCTGTTGCTGACTCTGCGCATACCTcacatgcaagaagacctaaagaaatTGTCTCAGGCTTCTCCTCAGCAATCACACTTGATGAACAAATCAGAGAAGGCTCCAGGTATGTTCACAATGCCATTGCAACTATGGTGACTGGAATACTGTCTGGTAATCATAGGGTTCTTGGGGTTTCCATTCCCTTAAACACTATTGTACCTGATAATGTTGCTTGTCAAGAAAATACAGTCTCCTTAGGAAAGAATGTATCTGATGATGCTGAGCAAACTGatgctcatgaggggtcaaaTATGGACAAACCCTTAGATAATGTGGGTGGTGAGGAAGTCCGTGTCACTcatgatgtcagtgacaaccctaactGTGAAGCTGAAACAGTAGACCTGGAGGAATTTTCTGATAATGAGTtgttgacctca GTGGCAGAGAGTTCCCTCAAGAGGAAAGGTCATGGTCCAAAAAAATCTTGGAGCAAAGgggtgcccaagaaaatgaagaccaagtcTGCTGTTGTGGAGTCTGACTCAGATGTTCCACGTGATGTCACTGCCTCTCGgtcaaagaagaagccaaccactagcaagcttgCAGCCAGTGTCCCTGAGGTACCAATTGACAACATATCGTTCCATTTTGCTTCAAGTGTAAACAGGTGGAAATATGGTTATCAGAAGAGGCTGGCTTTGGAAAGGGAATTGGCTCAGAATGTCCTGGAATGTAAGGAGATTATGGCCCTTATTCAAGAGGCAGGTTTAATAAAAACTGTGACTCAGTTCTCAAAATTCTATGAGATGTTAGTAAAGGAATttattgtcaatgtgtctgaAGAATGTGTTGATGGAAAGTCTAAGGAATTCAGAAAAGTAtatgtgcgag tcatcactgctaatCAAGTCAGGAAGTGGCCTCTCAAAGGTAAGTTGGTGGCCAGCAAACTAAGTGTCAAGTATGCAATGCTTCACAAAATTGGAGCTGCTAACTGGGTGCCCACCAATCACAAATCTACAGTGGCTGtaatgcttggaaagttcatatATGTTGTTGGAACCAAAGCCAATTTTGACTATGGATCCTATATTTTTGATCAAACCTTGAAGCATGCAGgaagcttcagtgtgaaggggcctatagcctttccttcccTCATATGTGGTATTGTGTTGAATCAATTTCCAAACATATTAACAGAGAATGATTCTGTGAAGAGAAGAGACAACCCTTTGGCCTTCAATCATAAATTGTTCCTAGGTACGCATGTTCCTGACATTGCCATGGCAACAGGAGAGACATCAAGTGTTTGCAATCAACCAGGTAAAGTTGATGTCATTGCAATACTCAAAGAAACGTGCAAGGAGTTAGAGGCAAGGAAGCTCACTTTAGAAAATTTGATTATCAAGTTGGAGATGACTGAATGTGATGTGCTTGGTGAAGCTGCTGATGCTGCAGAAGGAGCTGCAAGACAAAGTGCAGAGGGAGAAGAGGATGTCAGTCCTGATGATGGCACTGATGATGATGCTGACTCTGAGTCAGATGAATAG